The Chitinophaga flava genome has a segment encoding these proteins:
- a CDS encoding queuosine precursor transporter, with amino-acid sequence MVKKLLSDKPTKLFVIFASFFVANALIAECIGGKLFSLERLLGLEVHSFTLFGESGLAYTLTAGVLLWPLEFVMTDIVNEFYGPVAVRRISYIAVALITYAFIMFFVAIHVPADSWWLGSSSGEGVPNMQSAFVGIFGQGMWIILGSLTAFLVSQIVDVTVFHHIKKRTGEKHVWLRATGSTVVSQLVDSFIVLFIAFKIGKDWSWQRVLAICMVNYSYKFVVAVALTPLIYLLEHRIVRYLGHDTATRMKAAAMGKEMPVMDVVPHD; translated from the coding sequence ATGGTCAAGAAACTTTTAAGTGATAAGCCTACCAAGCTTTTTGTGATCTTCGCCAGCTTTTTTGTAGCCAATGCGCTCATCGCCGAGTGTATCGGTGGTAAACTTTTCTCGCTGGAACGGTTGTTGGGGCTGGAGGTACACTCCTTTACCCTGTTTGGAGAGAGCGGTCTGGCGTATACGCTGACTGCCGGGGTGCTGTTATGGCCGCTGGAATTTGTGATGACAGACATTGTCAACGAATTTTACGGGCCAGTGGCGGTACGCCGTATCTCCTATATTGCGGTGGCACTGATCACCTATGCTTTTATTATGTTTTTTGTGGCGATCCATGTGCCGGCCGACAGCTGGTGGCTGGGCAGCAGTTCCGGAGAAGGGGTACCCAACATGCAGAGCGCTTTTGTGGGTATTTTCGGGCAGGGGATGTGGATCATCCTGGGTAGCCTCACCGCCTTTCTGGTAAGCCAGATCGTGGACGTGACAGTATTTCACCACATTAAAAAACGTACCGGTGAAAAACATGTATGGCTGAGAGCTACCGGTTCTACGGTGGTGTCGCAGTTGGTAGACAGCTTTATCGTGTTGTTTATCGCCTTTAAGATAGGAAAGGACTGGAGCTGGCAGCGTGTGCTGGCCATCTGCATGGTGAATTACAGCTATAAATTCGTAGTGGCGGTGGCGTTAACCCCGCTGATTTATTTGCTGGAGCATCGTATTGTCCGTTATCTTGGGCATGACACCGCTACACGGATGAAGGCCGCCGCCATGGGCAAGGAGATGCCGGTGATGGACGTGGTGCCGCACGATTAA
- a CDS encoding NUDIX hydrolase, whose product MQTGFNVRVYGIMINDQKQVLVTDEYIRGGYYTKFPGGGLEFGEGTLECMVREWREELGQDIKVVEHIYTTDFFQISAFDNETQIISIYYLVTPLSPFTAKTLDKPFDFTVPEGVSEIEYARWINWEDFSAAAVTLPIDKVVADLVKARY is encoded by the coding sequence ATGCAAACAGGATTTAACGTACGGGTTTATGGTATCATGATCAATGATCAAAAACAGGTACTCGTAACTGATGAATATATCCGTGGCGGATATTATACCAAATTCCCCGGTGGCGGGCTCGAATTCGGGGAAGGTACCCTCGAATGTATGGTGCGGGAATGGCGCGAAGAGCTGGGACAGGATATCAAGGTGGTAGAACATATCTATACCACTGATTTCTTTCAGATATCAGCCTTTGATAACGAAACCCAGATTATTTCGATCTACTATCTCGTAACTCCTCTGTCTCCCTTTACAGCCAAAACGCTGGATAAGCCATTCGATTTTACCGTACCGGAAGGTGTATCAGAGATTGAATATGCCAGATGGATCAACTGGGAGGATTTTTCGGCCGCAGCCGTCACCCTCCCGATTGATAAAGTAGTGGCAGACTTGGTGAAGGCACGATATTAA
- a CDS encoding magnesium transporter CorA family protein gives MIQYFKNIDAKTVAIQAPENGAWVNITPPLKQAEFEQLSEELDIPLDFLTDSLDIDEKSRYELEDNVKLIVIKTPTENNSINESDAFYITIPIVIVLTHNQIITVNSFDNAAIKRFLDTFHNRSPEKKNMMVLKIFEKVVVNFLDHLKEINQRRNMLEAKLYDSNRNEELLAIMRIQKSLVYFVTALRSNELLLMKLERTNFLGLNEDEKEFLHDLIVDTSQALEMANIYTNILSSTMDAFASIISNNLNVVMKRLTSITIILTFPMLVASIYGMNVDLPFQHSIHAFYIPIILSIVISVIISMYFMKKKWF, from the coding sequence ATGATCCAATACTTCAAAAATATAGATGCCAAAACGGTAGCTATCCAGGCACCCGAAAACGGTGCCTGGGTAAATATCACCCCACCACTGAAACAGGCTGAATTTGAACAGCTGTCTGAAGAGCTGGATATACCGCTGGACTTCCTTACCGACTCCCTGGATATTGACGAAAAATCACGCTACGAGCTGGAAGACAATGTAAAGCTCATCGTTATCAAAACACCCACGGAAAACAATTCCATCAACGAAAGCGATGCCTTCTACATTACCATCCCTATCGTGATCGTCCTTACCCACAATCAGATTATTACTGTCAACTCCTTCGATAACGCTGCCATCAAAAGGTTCCTCGATACCTTTCACAACAGGTCTCCGGAAAAAAAGAACATGATGGTCCTCAAAATCTTCGAGAAGGTAGTAGTCAATTTCCTCGATCACCTCAAGGAAATCAATCAGCGCAGGAACATGCTGGAAGCCAAACTCTACGATTCCAACCGAAACGAAGAACTGCTGGCCATCATGCGGATACAAAAAAGCCTCGTCTATTTTGTGACCGCCCTCCGCAGCAACGAGCTGCTGCTCATGAAGCTCGAAAGGACCAATTTTCTGGGCCTCAACGAAGATGAAAAGGAATTCCTCCACGACCTGATCGTAGATACCTCCCAGGCCCTCGAAATGGCCAATATCTACACCAATATCCTCAGCAGCACCATGGACGCCTTTGCCAGCATCATCTCCAACAACCTGAATGTGGTTATGAAAAGGCTTACCTCCATCACCATCATACTCACCTTCCCTATGCTGGTAGCCAGTATCTATGGTATGAACGTAGACCTGCCCTTCCAGCACAGTATACATGCTTTTTACATCCCCATTATCCTCTCCATCGTGATATCGGTGATCATCAGCATGTACTTCATGAAAAAGAAATGGTTCTGA
- the dapF gene encoding diaminopimelate epimerase has product MQQIHFYKYQGTGNDFIIMDNREGQYDWLTNEQVNELCDRRFGIGADGLMLLNKSEDYDFAMKYYNSDGRESSMCGNGGRCLTAFAHKMGVGDGNLYFIAVDGEHEATMDGDNWVNLKMQDVDFVEHGPLYYYLNTGSPHFVKYVDDVQAVDVFNEGRQIRYNERFAAEGTNVNFVQPFEEGIFVRTYERGVEDETYSCGTGVTAAAITFAGKEEKEYVVPVQTLGGQLEVRYTRTGERSFTNIWLCGPATLVFEGQITIG; this is encoded by the coding sequence ATGCAACAAATTCATTTCTATAAATACCAGGGTACCGGGAATGATTTTATCATCATGGACAACCGGGAAGGACAGTACGACTGGCTTACCAATGAACAGGTAAATGAACTGTGTGACCGCCGTTTCGGTATTGGTGCCGATGGCCTGATGCTCCTGAACAAAAGCGAAGACTATGACTTCGCCATGAAATACTACAACTCTGATGGAAGGGAAAGCTCCATGTGTGGTAATGGTGGCAGATGCCTCACTGCATTCGCCCATAAAATGGGTGTTGGCGATGGCAACCTCTACTTTATCGCGGTAGATGGTGAACACGAAGCCACTATGGACGGTGATAACTGGGTAAACCTGAAAATGCAGGATGTGGACTTTGTAGAACATGGTCCGCTGTATTATTACCTTAACACCGGCTCTCCCCACTTTGTAAAATATGTAGACGATGTACAGGCGGTAGACGTATTCAATGAAGGCCGTCAGATCCGCTACAACGAACGTTTTGCCGCTGAAGGTACCAACGTGAACTTTGTACAGCCTTTCGAAGAAGGCATCTTCGTACGTACCTATGAAAGAGGCGTGGAAGACGAAACCTATTCCTGCGGTACCGGCGTTACTGCCGCTGCTATCACCTTTGCCGGCAAAGAAGAAAAGGAATATGTAGTCCCCGTACAAACACTCGGCGGACAACTGGAAGTACGCTATACCCGCACCGGTGAACGCTCCTTTACCAACATCTGGCTCTGTGGCCCCGCCACCCTGGTGTTTGAAGGACAGATTACCATTGGCTGA
- a CDS encoding nucleoside phosphorylase, whose protein sequence is MDKRIAESELIINSRGAVYHLDVRPDELAHTIITVGDPDRVPAVTKHFDKVEHKFQHREFVTHTGYIGNKKLSVVSTGIGTDNIDIVLNELDALVNIDFNTRLVKQELTSLQIIRLGTSGALQESIPVDSFVVSSHGLGLDNLMAYYAYENTAAEKQLLEAFRGQVILQPGGAHPCLLAAGENLQKHFTDGFHTGITVTCPGFYAPQGRILRGPLSNPNLIDNLTGFSHEGHRITNFEMETSAIYGMGRVLGHQCLSISAIVANRIRKEFSKDGGAAVEALIKKGLEIIATL, encoded by the coding sequence ATGGACAAACGTATTGCTGAATCTGAGCTCATTATCAACAGCCGTGGAGCGGTATATCACCTGGATGTAAGACCTGATGAACTAGCTCATACCATCATCACTGTAGGAGATCCTGATCGTGTGCCAGCGGTGACCAAACATTTTGACAAAGTAGAACACAAATTCCAGCACCGTGAATTTGTAACCCATACCGGTTATATCGGGAATAAAAAGCTATCAGTAGTTTCTACCGGCATCGGGACCGACAACATCGACATCGTGCTCAATGAACTCGATGCCCTCGTTAACATCGATTTTAATACCCGGCTCGTAAAACAGGAACTCACTTCCCTGCAGATCATCCGCCTGGGTACTTCCGGCGCCCTCCAGGAGAGCATACCTGTAGACAGCTTTGTAGTATCTTCCCATGGCCTGGGCCTCGACAACCTCATGGCTTATTATGCCTACGAAAACACCGCCGCTGAAAAACAGCTGCTGGAAGCCTTCCGCGGCCAGGTAATACTACAACCGGGTGGTGCCCATCCATGCCTGCTAGCCGCCGGTGAAAACCTGCAAAAACACTTCACCGACGGATTTCATACAGGCATCACCGTTACCTGTCCTGGTTTCTATGCCCCGCAAGGCCGCATATTAAGAGGCCCGTTGTCGAACCCTAACCTGATCGACAACCTCACCGGCTTCTCCCACGAAGGACACCGTATCACCAACTTCGAAATGGAAACTTCCGCTATCTACGGCATGGGACGCGTACTCGGACATCAATGCCTGTCTATCAGCGCTATCGTAGCCAATCGTATCCGCAAGGAATTTTCCAAAGATGGTGGCGCTGCCGTAGAAGCCCTTATCAAAAAAGGCCTCGAAATCATCGCAACATTATAA
- a CDS encoding GNAT family N-acetyltransferase, translating into MTEIIKVTATDTGNLEQVKLLFREYANWLSVDLSFQQFEEEMASLPGPYAAPGGALLLAKVDGQVAGCVAVRPFDNTTAEMKRLFVKDAFKGHGVGKALAARAIEESKGLGYKRILLDTLAHMRPAIELYTSLGFQPIAAYYDNPISSAVYLSLNLEDMS; encoded by the coding sequence ATGACAGAGATCATTAAAGTAACCGCAACAGATACCGGAAACCTGGAACAGGTAAAGCTGCTTTTCAGAGAATACGCCAACTGGTTAAGTGTAGACCTCAGCTTTCAACAGTTTGAAGAAGAGATGGCCAGTTTGCCAGGCCCTTATGCTGCCCCGGGTGGGGCGCTGCTGCTGGCAAAGGTAGATGGTCAGGTGGCCGGATGCGTTGCCGTCCGTCCGTTTGACAATACTACCGCAGAAATGAAGCGCCTCTTCGTAAAAGATGCTTTCAAGGGCCATGGCGTAGGAAAAGCCCTGGCTGCCAGAGCTATTGAAGAAAGTAAGGGACTGGGCTATAAACGTATTCTGCTCGACACCCTCGCGCATATGCGCCCAGCCATCGAACTATATACGTCGCTGGGATTCCAGCCAATTGCTGCCTATTATGATAATCCTATCAGCAGCGCCGTATATCTGTCTTTGAATCTGGAAGACATGTCCTGA
- a CDS encoding Gfo/Idh/MocA family protein — translation MKHSRRDFLRSATTLAAGAGLVSALPSDLQALPLKTIAASDRVNIAAIGINGMGWSDLTAMLKHPAAQCVALCDVDRNVLDKRVAELSQQGIKVKAYTDYRKLLEDKSIDAVIIGTPDHWHCLQMTDACAAGKDVYVEKPVGNSIAECRTMTAAQQRYHRAVQVGQWQRSQQHFKDAVSFVHSGKLGQIRLVKAWAYMGWMKSIPVKPDSTPPSGVDYKAWLGPARERPFNENRFHFNFRWYWDYAGGLMTDWGVHLLDYALLGMKAETPRSIMAAGGKFAYPDDAAETPDTLTTVYEFDGFNIQWEQAQGIDGGPYARDHGIAFIGNNGTLVLDRGGWEVIPEKNKMEAVPRQKAVDNGLTLHAHNFIEVVKSRRMDDLHAPIQAGALIATTAQMGNIAFRTGKKIYWDKQAKQFTDTDANQLLAAGYHNGYKLPVIS, via the coding sequence ATGAAGCACTCACGAAGAGACTTTCTCCGTTCCGCCACTACATTGGCTGCCGGCGCCGGGCTGGTGTCCGCGCTTCCTTCAGACTTACAGGCCCTCCCACTAAAAACGATCGCTGCCAGCGACCGGGTTAATATTGCTGCTATCGGTATCAATGGCATGGGCTGGTCTGACCTCACTGCCATGCTGAAACACCCTGCGGCCCAATGCGTGGCCCTCTGCGACGTAGATCGCAATGTACTCGACAAGCGGGTGGCTGAACTGTCCCAACAGGGCATCAAAGTAAAAGCCTACACCGACTACCGCAAATTGCTGGAAGATAAAAGCATCGACGCTGTTATCATCGGTACACCTGACCACTGGCATTGCCTTCAGATGACAGATGCCTGTGCCGCCGGAAAAGACGTGTATGTAGAAAAACCAGTAGGCAATTCCATCGCCGAATGCCGTACCATGACGGCTGCTCAACAGCGCTACCACCGTGCCGTACAGGTTGGCCAGTGGCAACGCAGCCAGCAACACTTTAAAGATGCCGTCAGTTTTGTGCACTCCGGTAAACTCGGACAGATAAGGCTCGTAAAAGCCTGGGCCTATATGGGCTGGATGAAGTCCATTCCCGTAAAACCCGACAGTACGCCCCCTTCCGGTGTTGACTACAAGGCATGGCTGGGGCCTGCCCGTGAAAGGCCGTTCAATGAAAACCGCTTCCACTTTAACTTCCGCTGGTATTGGGATTATGCTGGTGGGCTGATGACCGACTGGGGTGTACACCTGCTCGATTACGCCCTGTTGGGCATGAAAGCAGAAACACCCCGTTCCATCATGGCAGCAGGTGGTAAGTTTGCTTATCCCGATGATGCTGCCGAAACACCCGACACCCTTACCACCGTATATGAGTTCGACGGCTTCAATATCCAGTGGGAACAGGCCCAGGGTATTGATGGTGGACCTTATGCCCGCGATCACGGTATTGCCTTTATTGGCAATAATGGTACGCTGGTACTGGACAGGGGCGGATGGGAAGTAATACCGGAGAAAAACAAAATGGAAGCCGTGCCCCGGCAGAAAGCCGTGGACAATGGGCTGACACTACATGCCCACAATTTCATCGAAGTGGTGAAATCACGCCGGATGGATGATCTGCACGCGCCGATACAGGCTGGGGCTTTGATAGCCACAACTGCTCAAATGGGGAACATCGCCTTCAGAACAGGGAAAAAAATATACTGGGACAAACAAGCAAAACAATTCACAGACACCGACGCCAATCAATTGCTGGCCGCCGGTTATCATAATGGGTACAAACTACCGGTCATAAGCTAG
- a CDS encoding magnesium chelatase yields the protein MDTSIKTLGELKKSGYKPVSVKEEIRRNLIKKLQKKETSFPGIIGYEDTVIPDTERALLSRHNILFLGLRGQAKTRMARQMTDLLDEFIPVVEGSEVNDDPFNPLSRYARDLIAEKGDKTPITWISREERYAEKLATPDVSVADLIGDIDPIKAANLKLSYADERAIHFGIIPRSNRSIFVINELPDLQARIQVALFNILQEGDIQIRGFKVRMPLDILFIFTANPEDYTNRGSIVTPLKDRIESQIITHYPKSVENSLLITEQEADIHDEQLAKVSISDMVKRLIEQVAFEARNSEYVDKKSGVSARLTIAAYENAVSSGERRAIINKEKETHVRIADLMSIIPAITGKIELVYEGEQEGPLQVAHNLLDKSIRTLFASYFPNPDSFKKKKQSQPVENPYRSVIQWFDKGNSLQLLQDISDKQYETSLNKVEGLKDMVKARFPQANNREALLLMEFVLHGLASYSLISKKVAENHTRFSDLLGTMMNFSMEDNDVTEEEDF from the coding sequence ATGGACACCAGCATCAAGACGTTAGGCGAACTGAAAAAGAGTGGCTATAAACCCGTTTCGGTAAAAGAGGAAATCAGACGTAACCTGATTAAAAAACTGCAGAAAAAAGAAACCTCCTTTCCCGGCATTATAGGCTATGAAGATACCGTCATACCGGACACCGAAAGGGCGCTGCTCTCCCGTCACAATATCCTGTTCCTCGGCCTGCGCGGACAAGCCAAAACCCGCATGGCCCGACAGATGACGGACCTCCTCGATGAATTCATCCCCGTAGTGGAAGGCTCGGAAGTAAATGACGATCCTTTCAATCCCCTGTCAAGATACGCAAGGGACCTCATCGCCGAAAAAGGCGATAAAACCCCTATCACCTGGATATCCCGCGAAGAACGTTATGCCGAAAAACTCGCCACACCCGACGTTTCCGTAGCCGACCTCATTGGTGACATAGATCCCATCAAAGCCGCCAACCTCAAACTCAGCTACGCCGACGAACGGGCCATCCACTTCGGTATCATCCCCCGGTCCAACCGCAGCATCTTCGTCATCAACGAACTCCCCGACCTCCAGGCCCGCATACAGGTAGCCCTGTTCAACATCCTGCAGGAAGGCGATATCCAGATCAGAGGGTTTAAAGTACGCATGCCACTCGATATACTCTTCATATTCACGGCTAACCCGGAAGACTATACGAACCGTGGCTCTATCGTTACCCCGCTGAAAGACAGGATAGAAAGCCAGATCATCACCCATTACCCGAAAAGCGTTGAAAACTCCCTGCTCATCACCGAACAGGAAGCCGATATACATGATGAACAGCTGGCCAAAGTGTCTATCTCCGACATGGTAAAACGCCTGATAGAACAGGTAGCCTTTGAAGCCCGCAACAGCGAGTATGTTGACAAAAAAAGCGGTGTCTCCGCCCGCCTTACCATCGCCGCCTATGAAAATGCGGTGAGCTCCGGCGAAAGACGCGCCATCATCAACAAGGAAAAGGAGACACATGTGCGTATCGCTGACCTCATGTCTATCATCCCCGCCATCACCGGTAAGATAGAACTGGTTTATGAAGGCGAACAGGAAGGTCCCCTCCAGGTGGCCCATAACCTGCTCGATAAATCCATCCGCACCCTTTTTGCCTCCTATTTCCCCAACCCGGACTCTTTCAAGAAAAAGAAACAGTCACAACCCGTGGAAAATCCCTACCGCAGCGTTATCCAGTGGTTCGATAAAGGCAACAGCCTCCAGCTGCTACAGGATATCAGTGATAAACAATACGAGACTTCACTCAACAAGGTAGAAGGACTCAAAGACATGGTCAAAGCACGCTTCCCGCAGGCCAACAACCGCGAAGCCCTGCTGCTGATGGAGTTTGTATTGCATGGACTCGCTTCCTATTCCCTCATCAGCAAAAAGGTAGCGGAAAACCATACCCGTTTCAGCGATCTGTTGGGCACCATGATGAACTTCAGCATGGAGGACAACGACGTAACTGAAGAAGAAGATTTTTAG
- a CDS encoding vWA domain-containing protein, whose protein sequence is MRGITFSRFNPDENNRSPFQKLLDLFTQLLTYTSGDVTEALQWLTELDKEFGLTNDDYGIGDFIQDLKNKGYLKEDEAGEIIITAKTEQTIRKNALEEIFGKLKKSQVGNHNIRKSGIGDELNAETRPFEFGDGVDQLDVTASIRNAQINHGIDSFSISQEDLEVKETDYKTQTSTALMIDISHSMILYGEDRITPAKKVAMALSELITTRYPKDTLDIIVFGNDAWQIEIKDLPYLQVGPYHTNTVAGLELAMDLLRRRRNPNKQIFMITDGKPTCLKIGKEYYKNSFGLDRKILNRTLNLAAQCKKLKIPITTFMVATDPWLQKFVQEFTETNSGKAFFSGTDKLGQFLFYDFENGKRKLF, encoded by the coding sequence ATGAGAGGAATAACTTTTTCCCGGTTTAATCCGGATGAAAATAACAGATCCCCCTTCCAGAAATTGCTGGACCTCTTCACCCAACTACTTACCTATACCAGCGGAGACGTGACCGAAGCCCTCCAATGGCTTACAGAGCTGGATAAAGAGTTTGGTCTTACCAACGACGACTATGGCATCGGTGATTTTATTCAGGACCTGAAAAACAAAGGATACCTGAAAGAAGATGAAGCCGGCGAAATCATTATCACGGCCAAAACCGAACAGACCATCCGTAAAAACGCGCTGGAAGAGATCTTCGGCAAACTGAAAAAATCCCAGGTAGGGAATCATAATATCCGGAAATCAGGTATCGGAGACGAGCTAAACGCGGAAACCAGACCTTTTGAATTTGGTGACGGCGTAGACCAACTCGATGTCACCGCTTCTATCCGCAATGCCCAGATCAACCACGGCATTGATAGTTTCTCTATCAGTCAGGAAGACCTGGAAGTCAAGGAAACAGACTATAAAACCCAGACATCTACCGCCCTGATGATCGATATCTCACATTCCATGATATTGTATGGAGAAGACAGGATCACCCCTGCCAAAAAGGTAGCCATGGCCCTCAGCGAGCTGATCACCACCCGCTACCCTAAAGATACCCTCGACATCATCGTTTTCGGTAATGATGCCTGGCAGATCGAAATCAAAGACCTGCCCTATCTGCAGGTAGGTCCTTATCATACCAATACGGTGGCCGGCCTCGAACTGGCCATGGACTTACTGCGGCGGCGGCGCAATCCCAACAAGCAGATCTTCATGATCACCGACGGGAAACCAACCTGCCTTAAAATAGGCAAGGAATACTATAAAAACAGCTTCGGTCTGGACCGCAAAATCCTGAACCGTACGCTCAATCTGGCCGCCCAGTGCAAAAAACTGAAAATACCGATCACCACCTTTATGGTGGCCACCGATCCCTGGCTGCAGAAATTTGTACAGGAATTTACCGAAACCAACAGCGGTAAAGCCTTCTTCTCCGGGACCGACAAACTGGGCCAGTTCCTGTTCTACGATTTTGAAAACGGGAAACGAAAATTATTCTAA
- a CDS encoding sugar phosphate isomerase/epimerase family protein — protein sequence MKKLRNAWLLAGGLAVALFAQSAKGQARADALGWKLGAQAWTFNHFTLAEALDKMDSCGIQYVEAFPGQTIGGGIEGKMDYHMSPDKQEQVKSLIKKKHKVLVAFGVVVPNSEAEWRMLFDFANRMGIQSITSEPQPEYLDLISSLCDRYNIKLAIHDHPKPSHYWHPDSVLNAIQGRSKLMGACADIGHWVRSGLDPVECLKKLNGHIVSLHFKDLNGKTEQSHDVIWGNGVCKIPQVLETLKAQKFKGLFSAEYEYNWDYNVPEVKESAAYWRQMVSNL from the coding sequence ATGAAAAAACTGAGAAATGCATGGCTGCTGGCCGGCGGTTTAGCGGTGGCATTATTTGCGCAATCTGCCAAGGGTCAGGCCAGAGCAGATGCATTGGGTTGGAAACTGGGCGCACAGGCGTGGACGTTCAACCATTTTACCCTGGCAGAAGCGCTGGACAAAATGGACAGCTGCGGTATTCAATATGTGGAAGCGTTTCCGGGGCAGACCATCGGAGGTGGCATAGAAGGCAAGATGGATTACCATATGTCGCCCGACAAACAGGAGCAGGTAAAAAGCCTGATTAAAAAGAAACACAAGGTACTGGTAGCATTTGGCGTGGTAGTACCCAATTCTGAAGCAGAATGGAGAATGTTGTTTGATTTCGCCAACAGGATGGGCATTCAGAGTATCACCAGCGAGCCGCAACCGGAGTACCTGGACCTGATCTCTTCTCTGTGTGACCGCTATAATATTAAACTGGCGATTCATGATCATCCTAAACCCAGTCACTACTGGCATCCCGACAGCGTACTGAATGCTATTCAGGGCAGAAGTAAATTAATGGGCGCCTGCGCAGATATCGGTCACTGGGTACGTTCCGGCCTGGACCCTGTAGAGTGCCTGAAAAAACTGAATGGTCATATTGTGAGCCTGCACTTTAAAGATCTGAATGGTAAAACAGAACAGTCGCACGACGTAATATGGGGCAACGGTGTATGTAAAATACCACAGGTGCTGGAAACACTGAAAGCGCAGAAATTCAAAGGTCTGTTCTCTGCTGAATACGAGTACAACTGGGATTACAACGTACCGGAAGTAAAAGAAAGCGCTGCTTACTGGAGACAGATGGTGAGCAATCTGTAA